One Aphidius gifuensis isolate YNYX2018 linkage group LG3, ASM1490517v1, whole genome shotgun sequence DNA window includes the following coding sequences:
- the LOC122852101 gene encoding homocysteine-responsive endoplasmic reticulum-resident ubiquitin-like domain member 2 protein — protein sequence MAECQDNNVIKLLVKAPDQRIDDHIIECQLDWSVEKLKHHLQESYPSNPKVCEQKIILSGQVLSDLVILKDVLQEHHIYTKNTYIIHLVCKSLTRYTTPIAKPTTATTSAATTTTTATETPTHPAVNLSAQSSFMQYQQYPGAQLNNQQIVWMQQAYAHYLTQYMQIMSAQAMQWQSTIPYAQTSTNTDNNNLNNVGGNGINNNADNINELRNPINNPPAPVQPPVVGAPINPPNNNNVGEEREAGARADWLDTFEIFARLLVLSSIVYFYSSPSRFLIVTFLGFAVYLIQGGFFRIPPLFLGENNNGPMENNNNNNQQQQQQQENNGAQVPGGQEQQRQGVQPQQADNEPQVQTDPQTNAVRDNERPNALAFAWTFFSTFFTSLIPEQPPVI from the exons atGGCAGAGTGTCAggataataatgttattaaattacttGTCAAAGCACCTGATCAGAGAATTGATGATCACATTATTGAATGTCAGCTTGATTGGAGCGTGGAAAAACTCAAGCATCATTTGCAAGAATCTTATCCTAGCAATCCA AAAGTGTGTGaacagaaaataattttatcgggTCAAGTTCTCAGTGACTTGGTTATTTTGAAAGATGTTCTTCAAGAACAtcatatttatacaaaaaatacttATATTATTCATCTTGTTTGTAAATCCTTAACAAGATACACAACACCAATAGCCAAGCCAACAACGGCAACGACGTCTGCtgctactactactactactgctACTGAAACACCAACTCACCCAGCTGTAAATTTATCAGCACAATCTTCCTTTATGCAATATCAGCAATACCCTGGTGCTCAacttaataatcaacaaattgtATGGATGCAACAAGCATATGCACACTATTTAACTCAATACATGCAAAT aATGAGTGCACAAGCAATGCAGTGGCAAAGTACAATTCCTTATGCTCAAACGTCAACaaatactgataataataatttaaataatgttggTGGAAATGGTATCAATAACAATgctgataatattaatgaactTAGAAATCCAATCAATAATCCACCAGCACCAGTACAACCACCAGTTGTAGGTGCACCAATTAATccaccaaataataataatgttggtGAAGAAAGAGAAGCTGGTGCGCGTGCTGATTGGCTAGATACGTTTGAAATATTTGCTCGTCTTCTTGTTTTATCtagtattgtttatttttattcttcaccATCAAGATTTCTCATTGTTACATTTCTTGGATTTGCTGTTTATTT aaTTCAAGGTGGATTCTTTAGAATTCCACCATTATTTCTCGGTGAGAATAATAATGGACctatggaaaataataataataataatcaacagcaacaacaacaacaagaaaataatgGTGCTCAGGTACCAGGTGGACAAGAACAACAACGACAAGGTGTTCAACCTCAACAAGCTGATAATGAACCACAAGTACAAACTGATCCACAAACAAATGCTGTTAGAGATAATGAAAGACCAAATGCTTTGGCATTtgcttggacattttttagtACATTCTTTACTTCACTCATTCCAGAACAACCACCTGTTATctaa
- the LOC122852124 gene encoding charged multivesicular body protein 4b — MSFFSKVFGGKKEPTGPTTSEAIQKLRETEEMLIKKQDFLEGKITQEIVTAKANGTKNKRAAIQALKRKKRYEKQLQQIDGTLSTIEMQREALESANTNTTVLQTMKNAADALKSAHQHMDVDQVHDMMDEIAEQQDVAKEISDAISNPVAFGNDIDEDELEKELEDLEQEALDEELLGVQETPDLPPVPSSTDFDKQSKKTKATSKPVEEDEALKELEAWAS; from the exons atgagtTTTTTTAGCAAAGTATTTGGTGGTAAAAAAGAGCCAACTGGTCCAACAACCTCAGAGGCAATACAAAAATTACGTGAAACCGAGGAGATgcttattaaaaaacaagattTTCTTGAAGGTAAAATAACTCAAGAAATTGTAACTGCAAAGGCAAATGgcactaaaaataaaagag cTGCAATTCAAGCACTCAAACGTAAAAAACGTTATGAAAAACAGCTCCAACAGATTGATGgaacattatcaacaattgaaatGCAAAGAGAAGCTCTAGAGAGTGCCAATACAAACACAACTGTTTTacaaacaatgaaaaatgcaGCTGATGCTCTTAAATCAGCTCATCAACATAT GGATGTTGATCAAGTTCACGATATGATGGATGAAATTGCTGAGCAACAAGATGTTGCTAAAGAAATATCAGATGCAATTTCAAACCCAGTTGCATTTGgtaatgatattgatgaagatgaaCTCGAGAAAGAACTTGAAGATCTTGAACAAGAAGCCCTTGATGAAGAATTACTTGGTGTACAAGAAACACCTGATCTTCCACCTGTTCCATCATCCACTGACTTTGATAAACAAtccaaaaaaacaa aagcAACATCAAAACCAGTTGAAGAGGATGAAGCCCTTAAAGAACTTGAAGCTTGGGCATCGTAA
- the LOC122852092 gene encoding uncharacterized protein LOC122852092, with protein sequence MFVNVNENKRRKLSSSNWDSSNGPKTRSQITSLTLDTLPPEVLEMIIKLLPYQTVASSVRLISRHCMAIATSVLNGAFFSMGQRLSYALSCANTKKLTIKNVPDILICSRTYDILESLNAQWRMLRTITWRYTHPPRPDRFYRLCFYAGDLLDRLHYLIYLAWYNPVVLLGLNTPDSDVHNFCILCKRFMNYFEKYSEKKLNRSALISGCKIVDILDCLIEGRQVLSYRLTKGRGNRDSIVCMQIQYAIPRAWFTCLSVPCAFNENSWRDAQRFMYLRLRRLVGSVNEHHLERVHYQRRLDLNLPLLDTPRRPMPSTYSGYGEYGGQFFYYGNMNKYAYVSKQRHGIIDYNDNGNESKDNRTTKNCKLIITIELRCSIELAPLAVRSQLKSDDIDNSLPLSHDPELYIKMNVACPASINNRLPSHFTWEQRASPRRHRYRSLAL encoded by the exons atgtttgttaatgtaaatgaaaataaacggAGGAAACTATCATCCTCCAACTGGGATTCAAGTAATGGACCTAAGACAAGATCACAAATTACATCACTCACATTGGATACATTGCCTCCAGAAGTTTTggaaatgattataaaattgcTACCCTACCAAACTGTGGCATCATCTGTTCGTCTTATTTCTAG GCATTGTATGGCTATTGCAACTTCAGTTTTAAATGgtgcatttttttcaatgggCCAGCGTTTAAGCTACGCACTTTCATGTgctaatacaaaaaaattaacgataAAAAATGTACCAGATATTCTTATATGCAGTAGAACTTATGACATATTAGAATCATTAAATGCTCAATGGCGAATGCTAAGAACAATAACATGGCGTTATACTCATCCACCAAGACCGGATAGATTTTATCGTTTATGTTTTTATGCTGGTGATCTTCTTGACAGACTTCATTATCTTATTTATCTTGCTTGGTATAATCCAGTTGTTTTACTTGGATTAAATACACCTGATTCTGATGttcataatttttgtattcttTGCAAAcgttttatgaattattttgaaaaatattcagaaaaaaagctcaatag atcTGCATTGATATCAGGCTgcaaaattgttgatatattggATTGCTTGATTGAAGGACGACAAGTATTATCTTATCGTTTGACAAAAGGACGTGGTAATCGTGACAGTATTGTTTGTATGCAAATACAATATGCCATACCACGTGCTTGGTTCACATGTCTTTCAGTACCATGTgcttttaatgaaaattcttgGAGAGATGCACAACGTTTTATGTATTTACGATTACGTCGACTTGTTGGAAGTGTAAATGAACATCATTTAGAACGTGTACATTATCAACGACGACTTGATCTTAATTTGCCATTATTAGATACACCAAGAAGACCAATGCCATCAACCTATTCTGGTTATGGAGAATATGGtggacaatttttttactatggtaatatgaataaatatgcTTATGTAAGTAAACAACGACACGGAATAATTGATTACAATGATAATGGTAATGAATCAAAAGATAAtagaacaacaaaaaattgcaaattaatCATAACAATTGAATTACGTTGTTCAATTGAACTTGCTCCACTTGCTGTTAGATCACAACTTAAAtctgatgatattgataatagtCTTCCACTGTCACATGATCCtgaactatatataaaaatgaatgtcGCTTGCCCAGCATCAATTAACAATCGACTACCATCACATTTTACATGGGAACAACGAGCATCACCACGTCGACATAGATATCGTTCTCTTGCtctttga
- the LOC122852106 gene encoding 39S ribosomal protein L39, mitochondrial: protein MMIQRLKGFYSAVSKLQPQINGIRCMSSLLTKSDAQERRNEAFNNEKKRQRAAVGRIEKVTVTYQGNGEEIKLLMNKELSTPYDCARHITEGVATTSALASVNGVPWDMHRPLVSDCELKLFTMRTPDRSVNNAFWRTCSLMLGAVVDSAFKDNITCHLHSFTSPNIKSGSFLYDVYLDLPNWSPTLAEMKSLSGLFSQLCEKKLPIERLEVDTGYALDMFQDNPYKTQQIPNIAKFNENKIVLYRIGKHIDISKGPMICHTGIVGRCTINGIHKIKNDAGETLYRFQGIALPKGIILNHFIYSVLEKRSEKLNQTVWMPQRMEPESEQSISIAAKN from the exons ATGATGATTCAGAG ATTAAAAGGTTTTTATTCAGCTGTTTCAAAACTGCAGCCTCAAATAAATGGAATAAGATGTATGTCTTCATTGTTGACAAAAAGTGATGCTCAAGAAAGAAGAAATGAGgcatttaataatgaaaaaaaacgtCAAAGAGCTGCCGTTGGTAGAATTGAAAAAGTAACAGTAACTTATCAAGGTAATGgagaagaaattaaattgttaatgaaTAAAGAATTATCAACACCATATGATTGTGCTAGACACATAACTGAAGGTGTTGCTACAACATCAGCTCTTGCATCTGTTAATGGTGTACCATGGGATATGCATCGGCCTCTTGTATCAGATTGTGAACTTAAACTTTTTACAATGCGTACACCCGATCGATCAGTTAACAATGCATTTTGGCGAACATGTTCATTAATGCTTGGTGCTGTTGTTGATTCAGCATTCAAAGACAACATAACATGTCATCTTCATAGTTTCACATCACCAAATATTAAATCTGGAAGTTTTCTTTATGATGTTTATCTAGATTTACCAAATTGGTCACCAACTCTTGCTGAAATGAAATCATTATCAGGTCTTTTTAGCcaattatgtgaaaaaaaattaccaattgaACGTCTTGAGGTTGATACTGGATATGCTTTAGATATGTTTCAAGATAATCCATATAAAACACAACAAATACCAAACATAgctaaatttaatgaaaataaaattgttctaTATCGTATTGGCAAACATATTGATATAAGTAAAGGACCAATGATTTGTCATACTGGTATTGTTGGTCGTTGTACAATAAATggtattcataaaattaaaaatgatgctGGTGAGACACTTTACAGATTTCAAGGTATTGCATTACCAAAAGGAATTATTCTTAATCACTTTATCTATAGTGTACTTGAAAAAAGATCCGAAAAACTTAATCAAACTGTATGGATGCCACAAAGAATGGAACCAGAGTCTGAACAATCAATATCCATAGCAGCCAAGAACTAA